AGACGGCCGTCCGACGGCGGAGGAACCCCAGCGCGGCCGCCGTCGTCTCGGCGCGGACGCGACTGACGAACGTCACGCCGCGGCCTCCTCGCGTTCGACCGCTTCACCCGTCTCCGTCACGCCCGTCCCGGTGAGCGCGAGGTAGACCGATTCGAGGTCCGGACGCTCCCAGCGCAGGGCGTGGTACGACACGTCGGCCGCTCCGAGGGCGTCGACGATGGGCGCGATGTCCTCGGGCATCGCGTCCCGGACGACGATACCCCGACCCGTCGTGGCGACGCGGTAGCCCGCTCCCTCGACGGCGCTCGCGGCCGCGTCGGCGACCGCCCCCTCGGTGTCGACGGTCAGCCGCGACTGGCCGCCGTACGCTTCGACGAGTTCGCGGGGCGTCCCCTCGGCGACGAGGTCGCCGTCGGCGAGCAGGCCGACCCGGTCGGCGAGGCGTTCGGCCTCGGCCATCGAGTGGGTCGTCAGGAGCACCGTCGTCCCGCCCGCGACGAGCGAGTCGAGCAGGTCCCAGAGCGACCGGCGACCCGCCGGGTCGATGGCCGTCGTCGGTTCGTCGAGGACCAGCAGGTCCGGGTCGTTGACCAGCGCGACGGCGACGCAGGTGCGACGCTGCTGGCCCCCCGAGAGCTTCTCGTACCACGTGTCGGCGTGCTCGGCCATCCCGACGTCGGCGAGCACCTCGTCGGTCGGCCGGGCGTGGTCGTAGAGGCCGCCGTAGTAGTCGACCAGTTCGCGGGCGGTGAGTCGCTCCGGCGGCGAGAACGACTGCGGGAGCAGGCCGAGGCGCTCGGCGTCGGCCGTCTGCGGGTCGGTCCCGAACAGTTCGACGCGCCCCTCGTAGTCGGTGGTGCCCGTCAGCGCGCGGATGAGCGTCGTCTTCCCCGCGCCGTTCGGCCCGATGAGCGCGTACACCTCGCCGTCGTCGATGGAGAGCGAGACGCCGTCGAGCGCGACGGTGTCGCCGTACTCCCTGCGGACGTCCTCGGCGACGATGACCATGTGGCCGGTCCGGCCGTCCAGCGCCTAAGAGTTCCGGGTTGGACAGGTGTCAGCCGTCGTGTGCGAGACGGCTCGTCACTCCTCGCGGTTCACGTCGAGCGCGACGTCCTCGCGCCGACGTTCGAGTTCGCGGATCTGTCGGAGGTAGTACAGCGCGCCGGCGATGCCCGCGACGGTGAGGATGCCCGCCAGCGCCCCGAAGATGAGCAGGTCCCGGTCGAGGTAGTAGCGCACCGAGACGTCGCGGGAGACGGAGTCCCAGTAGATGTGGATGCGCCCGTCCTCGTCGGTCGTCCTCGTGGGACTCGGGTCGACGCTGGAGAGCAGTGGCACCGCCACGTCCGTCTTCGGCGGCAGCGCCGCCTCGTAGGAGACGCCCTCGATGAACGCCGGGACGCCGAACGACTTGCCGCTCTTCGGCGCGGTGAACGCGAGCGTGCCGTTCGCCTCGGGGACGGTGATGCGCAACTGCTCGCGCCCCTGGTCGACCGTGAAGTTGGCGTGCTGGTCGGTGCTGACGACGGTACCGTTGTCGAAGCGATACCGGAGGCCGCTGATGTCGAGCGGCCGTTCGAGGCCGAACGCGTTGCGGCCGAACACCTGTAACGTCGTGCGGTTCTCGCCCAGGTCGTAGACGGCGCGGTAGTCGTTCGACCGCACGTCGATGTAGACCTGGGCGTCCTGCTGCCAGACGTCGTCGTAGGTGGCGTTCTCGTTCAACTGGTCGTCGCTCACCTCGCCGGGGCCGAAGAGGCTGGTACAGCCCGCGCTCACCGTCAACAGGACGAGCAGACAGAGCGCGAGCGCACGCCTCATGGGACCACGCAGAGCAGTTCGGCTGGGAGGTACTCCCCGACGCTGGCGAGCAGTCCGGGCGGGTCCGTCCCCTCCGTGCAGACGACCGACTGTTCGAGCAACCCGAGACGCTCGACGGTGACGACGTCCCGTGCGTGACCGGCGCGGTTCATCGTCGCCCGCACCTCCGCGCGGGTCGCGCTGTTGACGTTGAGCCGACCGGTGTCGGCGCGGGTCCAGTCGTACAGTCGGTCCCGCTCGCTGTCGGCGAGTCGCGGCGCGTCGTCGTCGTAGACGAACCGGAGCGGGACGTGCTGGACGAGGCCGAACCGTTTGCGAATCTGGGCGGGCGACCCCTGCCCGAGGCCGAGTTCGCTCGCGGGGATACGGACGCGTTCGCCCGCGTCGAGTACGAACCCCTCGTCGTCCCACGACTCCAGGGTGCCGACGTACTCCTCGCCGGCCTCGAAGGTCGGCGTGATGGCACCCCACTCCTCGCGGAGCAGGTTCCGGGCGACCACCTCGTCGTCACCCTCGACGGTCACCGAGGGGAAGCCGTCCTCCCGGACGCCGAGCGTCCACTCGACGTCCAGGTCCGCCAGGTCGTTGGCGACGAGCGAGCGCAGCGAGTCGACCGCACGCTCGCGCGCGTCGCCTTCGACGTAGAGTTTCGTCGCGAGGACGACCATCTACGCCTGGGCCTCGTCGGCCGACTCGACGTTGAGTTCCTCGCGGAGCGCCGCGATGCGCTCGTCCATCGCCCGGATCAACTGGTCGTTGCTCATCGACTCCAGGTCGGCACCGCAGGAGGGACACTCGAAGGTGAACTCCATCGCCTCACCGAACTCGAAGCGGATGGACTCCTCCGGACAGAGGTAGAACTCGTTGTCCGCCTCGTAGTCCTTGCGGGTCTCCAGCGCCTCCAGGAGGTGGTACATCTCCTCTTCGAGAATCTCGGGGACCTGGTCGTACTCGAACGTCCAGAGGTACGTCAGCCACCCGGAGTCCTCGTCGCGGACGCGGCGGTACGACGCGAGGTCGTTCTCGTAGAGGATGAACAGCGCGCGCCGGACGTCGTTGAGTTCCAGTCCGAGGTCCTCGGCGAGTTCCTCGTCTGTCACCTCGCCGTCGGGAGGGGCGGCGGCGACGGGCATCCCCGTCGGTCCAACCAGCTCGTGTAGATACTTCTGGATGACGGGGTCGTTCAGTAGCTCCTCGAAAGCCATTACGGAGTTGTGCGCTAGACTCGTGCCTAAAGGTTGCGCTCTCGCGGCAGAACCCGCCCGGAACAGCGCGTAGCGTCACACCCGGACGGAGTCACTCACCACCCGTCGACGACCCGGCTCGACACCCGTGACGACCAGCCGACGGTTTAGGGTCGTCCATCGTCAACACCTTGCATGGACGACCCGACACCGCCCGACGACCTCCCCGAAGCGGTCGCCAGCACGCTCCAGAGCCTCGACGGGCACGACCTGCGCGGGGCCGTGGTCTACGCCCAGGAACTGCTCCGTGCCCGCCACGAGCCGCTCCCGACCGTCGAGCCGCGGACGGACGAGGAGGTCGTCCGCGTCGAGGAGCGCGACGGCTACCTCGTGGTCCACAAGCGCCAGCGTGACGCGGCCGGCGACTTCGGCGACGTGTACGTCTACCACGTCTCGACGGAACGCCACCCCGACGGCAGCGTCCACCACCACTGGTCGCTCATCGGGCGCGAGGAGTAGCGAGGCCGACTACCGGAGGCCTCGGGAGTCGAACGGTGAGCGCCAGCGAGCGGTGAAAGGGGGATTTCGGAGTTCCCCCGAGCGCTACGGGAGCACGGAAGACGAACCGCGCGGACCGAAGGTCCCGCCGGAATCCGGCGACGCTGTCGTTCACGAGACGAAGCGAATCTTCAGGAGTGAGGGAGTGAACCGACGACCGTCAGGTTTGTAGTCGGTGGCCGACTCCCCAAAGACGTTGAACAACGGCTTCGAGTCGACCCCGTCGTTCGTCGCGTGACGCTCGTGGCGAGTGGGTTCGGCTGGCTCGCCGACTGTGGGCGTTCCGATTCCCGACCGTGAGCGCGGTCGGTGACGGTTCACGTCGGAGCGTCGCGCTGTTCGGTACACGGTTCGCACGCGCCGCGTAGCGTCGCGTCGACCGATGTCCTCGGTGGTTCTCGACGGTCGCGGAGCGTGCTGGCTGTCTCGTTTCCGACCGACCTGAGCCACCGACCCATCGTCGATGCACGAACCACGTCCGACACGACCCGCGGACGACACCCGTCGTCCACAGAACAGCGACAGCTCCACCGACCACGATACCCCCGACCACGAACACCTCGGCCGCGACCACGCAGGAGGGGGCCGATGAACCGCGCGCCCTACAGCCTCGCACTGAAGTCGCGCGTCGCCGACGGTCCGGCGACCTATCGGTTCCAGACGGCCGACGGCGTCCCGTCGAAGGAGTCCTTCCGACCCACCGAACTCCTCCTGCTCGACCACCTCTGGGGGACGGACCCAGGCGTCGTCCTCTGTCCCGAGGCGAACTACGGGGTCGTCGGCACCGTCCTGTCCGGGCGGGCCGACGCCGTCCACCTCACCGAGACGAGCGCCCGCGCCGCTCGCCTCTCCGAGACGAACCTGCGACGGAACGACGCGGAGGCGACGGTCGAGGTTCGCGCCGACCTCGCAGGCCTCGACCGTCGGTTCGACGCCGTCGCACACGCGCCGATGCCGTCCACACCGATACCGGTCGCGAAGCAGCGACTCCGCGACGCCCTGTCGAGACTCCACCCCCACGGCGTCTACTATCTGTCGGCGACGGACCAGTCCGGCCTGCCGAGGTACGCCGACTGCCTCAGGGACCTCGGAGCACGCGTCGAACGCGTTCGAACGGACGGCGCGTGTGCACTGCTCCGCGCGGAGCGCCCCGACACCGTCCCGCCGCGGTCCTACGTGACTCCCCGACGACTCCGCCCGGCCGTGAGCGGGGTCGAACTCCCGCTGGTGTCGGTGCCCGGCACGTTCTCCGTGGGGTCGCTCGACGACGGAACTCGACTGCTCGTCGAGGCGGCGAGCGTCGAGGACGGGGACCGGGTGCTCGACCTCTGCTGTGGGTACGGGGCGATCGGTCTCTACGCTGGGCGGACCGCGGACTGCGACCTCTGGCTCACCGACGACGACCGGGTCGCGACGACCTGTGCCGCCGGTAACCTCCGTGCAGCGGGGGTCGACGGCACCGTCGTCACCGCCGACTGTCTCGACGGTGTCGCCGACCGGGCGTTCGACCGTGTCCTCTGTAACCCGCCGACGCACGCCGGCGACGGCGTTCTCGCAGAGTTGTTCGCCGACGCACACGACGTACTCGCGCCAGAAGGTCTACTGAGCGTCGTCCACCACCGCGCACTCGACCTCCACGAGCACCTGCGCCACTACAGTTCGGTCGAGAAGCGCCGCACGAGAGCCGAGCACGTCGTTCTGGAGGCGAGACTGTAGCGCAGCGGCGTACTCGTCGGTGAGGACGGTCGCCGCACACCGACGAATCGGTATAGCAGATGGCAGTGTATCACGAGGACGAGAGACCGCTGCTCGAAGCCACAGAACCACCGGTAGAAAGCGTTACTCCTCCGAATCGGCCGGGACGACCTTCTTCCCGGTCGCCATCGGGACGACGTGCCGGTCGGCACCCTCCCAGGAGCGGTCGAGCTCCCGCCCCTCGAACAGTCTGTCGAGGAGGACGGCGAGCCCCGCTACCTCCGAGTGCGGCTGGTTCGTCACGCCCACGTTCCAGTCGGCGGCCTCGTAGACGTCGAACGACACCTTCTCCGCGCCGACGACCACCAGCAGCGGTTCGTTCGCGTGCGCGTCTCGGAGTTCTCCCGCTACCTCCTGGACGGGAAGCCCGTACATCGTCAGGTGGACGACGCGGCCGGGGAACTCCCGGACGACGCGCTTCGGTTCGTCGGTCTGTTCGACGGCGAACGGCCCGCCGAAGCGGTCGGTGATGTCCTCGATGGTCGCTCGCGACTGGGTGGCGTCGCCCGCCAGCACCACGCGGTCGGCTCCCAGCGCCCGGGCGGTGAGACCGACGTGGGTCGTCATCCGGTTGTCTCGCCCCGGCCGGTGGCCCAGTCGGAGCACCGCGACCTCGTGTTCGTCCATGACGAACCTTCGCGCCGCGCAGTGAAGGGGTTTCGAATCGGCGGCCACTGCGCTCCAGCGGCGAGACGCCGGGCACTGACTGGTCGAGACGAGAGAGGAGTGCCACCCGTCGAACCGTGACCTACCAGCGACGTGGAGGAAGGGGGAGTGTGATCTGGTGGAACCCAGCTCCGTCGGCGCGGCCGCTCACTCGACCGAGAACGTCGTCTCGGCCGTGCAGTCGCCCTCCGGTCGCAACTCGGCGCGGGCGGTGTACTCACCCGGCTCCGGTGGCTCCCACTCGAACCCGTAGCGGAGCGTCTCGCCGGGTTCGACCGTCTCGTGTTCGATGGCCTGCGTGAACATCTGACCGACGGACCACCGCCACACCTCGTCGTCGCCGTCGTAGACAGCGCAGTCCGCGTGGCCACCGTTGCGGAACGTCACCTCTTCCGGGTCCTCACCTGTGTTCTCGACCTCGAAGACGAATCGGACCGTGCCGTCCGTCTCGACCGCCAACTCGCCTGTGAGCATGGGCGGTCGTTGGGTGCGGAGGGGGATAGCGTTACGGCCGGTGAATCGTATGTCGCGATAGCAAATCAGTGGTCGTGCGTCAGAAGACTCGGGGACAAGACGCTCGAGAACGGCCACTCTCGGGGAAACTCCGAGGTTGACCGTCGACGAGCGACTCTCCAGTTCCAGCACCGGAGGCGGAGAAGGCAGACTCGATACCCGATGCCGAGTGAGCGCCGACCGTCGTCGGAATGCGACCGACGAACCGGTGTCAGTCGGAAGCCGAGAGAATGCCGACGTTCTAGCACTCGTATCGGAATGCATTTACATCCAACCAATTAAATACGGAAAAATTTTAGTATCTTTTTCGAGTTCGCTCTGGCGACACTCTCCGAACAATGTTTACAGTTCTTCAATTGACGGAGCTGTCGTACAGTCCGCTGATCACGTTCGTGGTCGGGTTGCTCGCAGTCATCGCGCTGCTCGTGTGGCTCGACCTCCCGGCGTTCATAGGGCTCATCATCGCGGCGTTCTTCGTCGGCGTCGTCAACTCGGTGTTCCTGCCGGAGTTCACGACGGCCGACGCGGCGACCCAGGTCGCCACGGCGTTCGGGAACGGGATGGCGGGAATCGGTATCCCGATCCTCATGGCGGCCGTCATCGGCAAGTCGATGCTCGAGAGCGGGTCCGCCCAGCGGATCGTCAGGGGGTTCCAGAGCCTCCTGGGCAGGGACAACTCCGACATCGCGCTGCTGAGCAGTAGCACCGTGCTGGCGGTGCCGGTGTTCTTCGACAGCGTGTTCTACCTGATGGCGCCGCTGGCGCGCTCGACGCGGGCGCGACTCGGCCGGGACTACACGCTGTTCATCGTCGTCGTCGGGGCGGGTGCTGCGGC
This region of Halomarina salina genomic DNA includes:
- a CDS encoding DUF2110 family protein, yielding MVVLATKLYVEGDARERAVDSLRSLVANDLADLDVEWTLGVREDGFPSVTVEGDDEVVARNLLREEWGAITPTFEAGEEYVGTLESWDDEGFVLDAGERVRIPASELGLGQGSPAQIRKRFGLVQHVPLRFVYDDDAPRLADSERDRLYDWTRADTGRLNVNSATRAEVRATMNRAGHARDVVTVERLGLLEQSVVCTEGTDPPGLLASVGEYLPAELLCVVP
- a CDS encoding transcription factor; the protein is MAFEELLNDPVIQKYLHELVGPTGMPVAAAPPDGEVTDEELAEDLGLELNDVRRALFILYENDLASYRRVRDEDSGWLTYLWTFEYDQVPEILEEEMYHLLEALETRKDYEADNEFYLCPEESIRFEFGEAMEFTFECPSCGADLESMSNDQLIRAMDERIAALREELNVESADEAQA
- a CDS encoding DUF5803 family protein, which encodes MRRALALCLLVLLTVSAGCTSLFGPGEVSDDQLNENATYDDVWQQDAQVYIDVRSNDYRAVYDLGENRTTLQVFGRNAFGLERPLDISGLRYRFDNGTVVSTDQHANFTVDQGREQLRITVPEANGTLAFTAPKSGKSFGVPAFIEGVSYEAALPPKTDVAVPLLSSVDPSPTRTTDEDGRIHIYWDSVSRDVSVRYYLDRDLLIFGALAGILTVAGIAGALYYLRQIRELERRREDVALDVNREE
- a CDS encoding tRNA (cytidine(56)-2'-O)-methyltransferase, which encodes MDEHEVAVLRLGHRPGRDNRMTTHVGLTARALGADRVVLAGDATQSRATIEDITDRFGGPFAVEQTDEPKRVVREFPGRVVHLTMYGLPVQEVAGELRDAHANEPLLVVVGAEKVSFDVYEAADWNVGVTNQPHSEVAGLAVLLDRLFEGRELDRSWEGADRHVVPMATGKKVVPADSEE
- a CDS encoding ABC transporter ATP-binding protein, whose amino-acid sequence is MVIVAEDVRREYGDTVALDGVSLSIDDGEVYALIGPNGAGKTTLIRALTGTTDYEGRVELFGTDPQTADAERLGLLPQSFSPPERLTARELVDYYGGLYDHARPTDEVLADVGMAEHADTWYEKLSGGQQRRTCVAVALVNDPDLLVLDEPTTAIDPAGRRSLWDLLDSLVAGGTTVLLTTHSMAEAERLADRVGLLADGDLVAEGTPRELVEAYGGQSRLTVDTEGAVADAAASAVEGAGYRVATTGRGIVVRDAMPEDIAPIVDALGAADVSYHALRWERPDLESVYLALTGTGVTETGEAVEREEAAA
- a CDS encoding BsuPI-related putative proteinase inhibitor, which produces MLTGELAVETDGTVRFVFEVENTGEDPEEVTFRNGGHADCAVYDGDDEVWRWSVGQMFTQAIEHETVEPGETLRYGFEWEPPEPGEYTARAELRPEGDCTAETTFSVE
- a CDS encoding methyltransferase, giving the protein MNRAPYSLALKSRVADGPATYRFQTADGVPSKESFRPTELLLLDHLWGTDPGVVLCPEANYGVVGTVLSGRADAVHLTETSARAARLSETNLRRNDAEATVEVRADLAGLDRRFDAVAHAPMPSTPIPVAKQRLRDALSRLHPHGVYYLSATDQSGLPRYADCLRDLGARVERVRTDGACALLRAERPDTVPPRSYVTPRRLRPAVSGVELPLVSVPGTFSVGSLDDGTRLLVEAASVEDGDRVLDLCCGYGAIGLYAGRTADCDLWLTDDDRVATTCAAGNLRAAGVDGTVVTADCLDGVADRAFDRVLCNPPTHAGDGVLAELFADAHDVLAPEGLLSVVHHRALDLHEHLRHYSSVEKRRTRAEHVVLEARL